The following coding sequences lie in one Loxodonta africana isolate mLoxAfr1 chromosome X, mLoxAfr1.hap2, whole genome shotgun sequence genomic window:
- the LOC100669050 gene encoding LOW QUALITY PROTEIN: olfactory receptor 13H1 (The sequence of the model RefSeq protein was modified relative to this genomic sequence to represent the inferred CDS: substituted 1 base at 1 genomic stop codon) has translation MAMDNATAMTEFLLIGISNYPEWRVTFFTLVLITYLSTLLGNGLIIFLVHFDPHLHTPMYFFLSNLSFLDLCYGTVSMPQALVHCFSTHPYLSYLXRLTQMSVSLVLATAECLPLAIMAYDRVVAISNPLRYSVVMNGPVCAWLAAMSWGASLVLTAMLILSLRLRFCEANVINHFVCEILSLLKLACSDTSLNELMILITGIFTLLLPFGFVLLSYIQIAAAVLKIRTAQGRFKAFSTCGSHLTVVTIFYGAAISMYMKPQSKSSPDQDKFISVFYGALTPMLNPLIYSLRNKDVKGAIKKVMAKRAQTTFASKLLKYHSAMSSSR, from the coding sequence ATGGCCATGGACAATGCTACAGCAATGACTGAATTTCTTCTTATTGGCATTTCTAACTATCCTGAATGGAGAGTCACGTTTTTCACATTGGTGCTGATAACTTACCTCAGCACCTTGTTGGGGAATGGACTTATCATCTTTCTTGTCCACTTTGACCCCCACCTCCACActccaatgtatttcttccttagTAACTTGTCTTTCTTAGACCTTTGCTATGGAACAGTCTCCATGCCCCAAGCCTTGGTGCACTGTTTCTCTACTCATCCCTACCTCTCTTACCTATGACGTCTGACCCAAATGAGTGTCTCTTTGGTCTTGGCCACAGCAGAGTGTCTCCCACTGGCCATCATGGCCTATGACCGTGTGGTTGCTATCAGCAATCCCCTGCGCTATTCTGTGGTCATGAATGGTCCAGTGTGTGCCTGGCTGGCTGCTATGTCATGGGGGGCATCACTGGTGCTCACTGCCATGCTCATCTTATCCTTGCGACTTCGCTTCTGTGAGGCTAATGTCATCAACCATTTTGTCTGCGAGATCCTCTCCCTCCTTAAGCTGGCCTGTTCTGATACCAGTCTCAATGAGCTTATGATCCTCATCACTGGTATCTTCACCCTGCTTCTACCCTTTGGGTTTGTTCTCCTCTCCTATATTCAAATTGCTGCTGCTGTCCTGAAGATTCGCACAGCCCAGGGTAGGTTCAAAGCCTTTTCCACCTGCGGGTCTCACCTGACTGTGGTGACAATATTCTATGGGGCAGCGATCTCCATGTATATGAAACCTCAGTCAAAGTCCTCACCAGACCAGGACAAGTTTATCTCAGTGTTCTATGGGGCTTTGACACCCATGTTGAACCCCCTGATatacagcctgaggaacaaggaTGTTAAAGGGGCAATAAAGAAAGTTATGGCAAAAAGGGCACAGACCACCTTTGCTTCTAAACTTCTAAAATATCACTCAGCTATGTCTTCATCACGTTGA